A single genomic interval of Stieleria maiorica harbors:
- a CDS encoding NAD(P)-dependent alcohol dehydrogenase, with the protein MQAMVYDDYGATEVLHQTPRPIPRRLPGQVLIEVWASSVNPIDYRLRSGEMRGFLPGGFPRIPGYDVAGTIAECSPDAPFVVGDRVMAFLDSVRGGACAEYAVCAVDCVAKLPDEMPIDEAAAIPLAGTTALQSLRDHGKLSRGDRVLINGASGGVGMFAVQIAKALECHVDAVASEDNREFCLSLGAERFFDYATVDFTQSQESWDVVFDAAGKSSYLQARDVLAADGRYVSTEPDVKGMLTTVLTWPLSKSGTVMLAKPKADDLRELIGLYQAGKLQVTIDSRFPMTQVAQAHQRAESGVDRGKVVLLHRSE; encoded by the coding sequence ATGCAAGCCATGGTGTACGATGACTATGGCGCCACCGAGGTCTTGCACCAGACTCCGCGGCCGATCCCTCGTCGCCTTCCCGGACAGGTCTTGATCGAAGTTTGGGCCAGCAGTGTCAATCCGATCGACTATCGTTTGCGGAGCGGTGAAATGAGAGGGTTTCTACCCGGCGGATTCCCTCGCATTCCCGGGTACGACGTCGCCGGCACCATCGCCGAATGCTCACCTGACGCGCCATTTGTGGTCGGGGATCGGGTCATGGCGTTTTTGGATTCGGTTCGAGGCGGCGCTTGCGCCGAATACGCCGTGTGTGCGGTTGATTGTGTTGCAAAACTGCCCGACGAAATGCCGATCGATGAAGCCGCCGCGATTCCACTGGCTGGAACAACGGCGCTCCAATCACTTCGCGACCATGGCAAACTAAGCCGTGGTGATCGCGTGTTGATCAACGGAGCGAGTGGGGGCGTCGGCATGTTCGCCGTTCAGATCGCAAAGGCGTTGGAATGTCACGTCGATGCGGTCGCCAGCGAAGACAACCGCGAATTCTGCTTGTCGCTGGGAGCGGAACGCTTCTTCGACTACGCAACCGTTGACTTCACACAGTCCCAAGAAAGCTGGGATGTGGTCTTTGACGCCGCTGGAAAGTCGAGTTACTTGCAAGCACGCGATGTGTTGGCCGCCGACGGACGCTACGTCTCGACCGAGCCAGATGTCAAAGGGATGTTGACGACCGTGTTGACTTGGCCGCTTTCGAAATCGGGAACGGTGATGTTGGCCAAACCGAAGGCTGACGACTTGCGAGAATTGATCGGACTCTACCAGGCCGGCAAACTCCAGGTCACAATTGACAGCCGTTTCCCAATGACCCAGGTCGCCCAAGCTCATCAACGCGCGGAATCGGGAGTGGACCGAGGCAAGGTCGTCTTGCTTCACCGCAGCGAGTGA
- a CDS encoding transketolase has product MPTAMQCDTSHLEQISRQVRRWIVRCTFEAGSGHPTSSLSAVELMVDLLFGGHFRFNLDQPDHPANDRLIFSKGHASPLYYALWAAAGKIEPDDLLSYREFGSRLEGHPTARFSLTEAATGSLGQGLSIGLGMAMVARYLDKSPSRTFVLLGDSEMAEGAQWEAIQIASHYKLDNLVGILDVNRLGQRGATMYGHDLDSYRKRIEAFGWRCVLIDDGHDNDQILHAFDELNADHGGSDRPTMFIAHTIKGKGIPSLENEGGHHGKPVDEDDVDEILAGFGAANEQIRGTIPPPILYQPDPPASRQAERIDYEIGDTVATRDAYGNALLRLAAKFPQMVALDGEVCNSTRTKRFRDELPARFFEMFVAEQNMVGVATGMALRGKMPFVSTFAAFLTRAFDQIRMCPYSDAAVKFVGSHCGVSIGRDGPSQMGLEDIAMFRTIQNGVVLYPCDAVSTEALVNAMAEYEGIAYLRTTRGKTPVIYDNDESFGIGGSKVLRSSDDDHVTLIAAGITLHECLAAHATLADRGVRARVIDLYSIKPLDHATIRRAADETPLLFTVEDHFPEGGIGEAVLTSLSDHATPVNCLAVRKRPISGSPDDLLEFEGISAASIVDAVERCRCTTQ; this is encoded by the coding sequence ATGCCAACGGCAATGCAATGCGACACTTCACACCTGGAGCAAATTTCTCGACAAGTCCGTCGGTGGATCGTCCGCTGCACGTTCGAAGCGGGGTCGGGGCATCCGACTTCGTCGTTATCGGCAGTTGAGTTGATGGTGGATTTGCTTTTCGGCGGGCATTTCAGGTTCAACCTTGACCAGCCCGATCATCCTGCCAACGATCGATTAATCTTTTCCAAGGGGCACGCGTCACCTCTTTATTATGCGTTGTGGGCAGCTGCAGGAAAAATTGAACCCGACGACTTATTGAGCTATCGCGAGTTCGGCAGTCGGCTGGAAGGACACCCGACTGCGCGGTTTTCGCTCACCGAGGCCGCTACGGGATCACTCGGCCAAGGCTTGTCGATCGGGCTCGGCATGGCGATGGTTGCGCGCTACCTGGACAAATCCCCCAGCCGCACCTTTGTACTCCTGGGCGACAGCGAGATGGCCGAGGGGGCGCAGTGGGAAGCGATCCAGATCGCCTCGCATTACAAGCTGGACAACCTGGTGGGCATCCTGGATGTCAATCGATTGGGCCAGCGCGGTGCGACGATGTATGGACACGACCTGGATTCCTACCGCAAGCGGATCGAGGCATTCGGCTGGCGATGCGTCTTGATCGACGACGGCCACGACAACGACCAAATCTTGCACGCTTTTGACGAGTTGAATGCCGACCATGGGGGATCCGATCGGCCGACGATGTTCATCGCACACACGATCAAGGGTAAAGGGATTCCGTCCTTGGAGAACGAAGGCGGTCATCACGGCAAGCCCGTCGATGAAGACGACGTCGATGAGATCCTGGCGGGTTTCGGAGCGGCGAATGAGCAGATCCGCGGGACGATCCCGCCGCCGATCTTGTATCAGCCGGATCCGCCCGCATCCCGGCAAGCCGAACGCATCGATTACGAAATCGGCGACACCGTTGCCACACGAGACGCCTATGGGAATGCGTTGTTGCGATTGGCGGCGAAGTTTCCGCAGATGGTCGCATTGGACGGCGAGGTCTGTAATTCGACGCGTACCAAACGCTTCCGTGACGAGTTGCCCGCACGTTTTTTCGAAATGTTTGTTGCCGAACAGAACATGGTCGGGGTGGCCACGGGAATGGCGTTGCGCGGCAAGATGCCCTTCGTTTCTACGTTCGCCGCCTTCCTGACGCGTGCGTTTGATCAAATCCGAATGTGCCCCTATTCGGATGCCGCCGTCAAATTCGTCGGTTCACACTGCGGCGTGTCGATCGGCCGAGACGGTCCCTCACAAATGGGGCTGGAAGACATAGCCATGTTTCGAACGATTCAAAACGGCGTCGTGCTGTACCCTTGCGACGCCGTTTCGACAGAAGCCCTCGTCAATGCCATGGCTGAATACGAAGGGATCGCTTACCTGCGAACGACACGTGGCAAAACCCCTGTGATCTATGACAACGATGAATCCTTCGGCATCGGTGGTAGCAAGGTGCTGCGGAGCAGCGACGATGATCACGTCACGTTGATCGCAGCGGGAATCACGCTGCACGAGTGTTTGGCAGCTCACGCCACCCTGGCTGATCGCGGAGTCCGCGCGCGTGTGATCGACTTGTACAGCATCAAGCCCCTGGACCATGCCACGATCCGGCGGGCCGCCGACGAGACGCCGCTTCTTTTCACCGTCGAAGACCATTTCCCCGAAGGCGGCATTGGTGAAGCGGTTTTGACGAGTCTTTCCGACCATGCAACGCCGGTCAATTGCTTGGCCGTTCGCAAGCGACCGATCAGCGGGTCGCCCGACGACCTGCTCGAATTCGAAGGAATCTCGGCGGCAAGCATTGTCGACGCCGTCGAGCGTTGTCGCTGCACGACGCAATAA
- a CDS encoding rhodanese-like domain-containing protein produces MKTLKAENKDFLLVNTLDAKHFAQTRIPDSINIPLSQGGFTDKVLNTAGSKQKLVVVYCASDDCDSSTKAAKELDDAGFNVADYEGGAAAWKASGEPLAV; encoded by the coding sequence TTGAAAACGCTGAAAGCTGAAAATAAAGACTTTTTGCTTGTCAACACGCTTGATGCAAAGCATTTCGCACAGACCCGAATCCCCGACTCAATCAATATCCCATTGTCCCAAGGGGGATTCACCGACAAGGTTCTCAACACGGCGGGATCCAAACAAAAGCTCGTCGTGGTGTACTGTGCCAGCGATGACTGCGACTCTTCCACGAAGGCCGCAAAAGAACTCGATGACGCGGGGTTCAACGTTGCAGATTACGAAGGCGGCGCGGCGGCCTGGAAAGCGTCCGGTGAACCACTCGCGGTTTGA
- a CDS encoding acetyltransferase, whose protein sequence is MFVKEKKTGHLIRVTQADKLESPLEAEVTGRIQAGEEEQDEARFAKSDLAFPSGESLPKCWTDANYQLHR, encoded by the coding sequence ATGTTTGTGAAAGAAAAGAAAACCGGTCACCTGATTCGGGTAACGCAGGCCGACAAGCTGGAAAGCCCCTTGGAAGCAGAGGTCACGGGCCGAATCCAGGCCGGCGAAGAGGAGCAAGATGAAGCTCGGTTCGCCAAATCGGACCTCGCATTCCCATCCGGTGAATCACTACCGAAATGCTGGACGGATGCGAACTACCAGCTTCATCGGTGA
- a CDS encoding dodecin, which translates to MSDHVYKKIEIVGSSTKSIEDAVENAIARAAKSVHGMRWFEVAETRGNISDGKIEHWQVTVKIGFTLDESR; encoded by the coding sequence ATGTCCGATCACGTCTACAAGAAGATTGAAATTGTTGGTTCATCGACGAAGTCGATCGAAGATGCCGTCGAGAACGCGATCGCACGCGCCGCCAAAAGTGTGCATGGCATGCGCTGGTTCGAAGTTGCTGAAACTCGCGGCAACATCAGCGACGGAAAGATCGAACATTGGCAAGTGACGGTCAAGATCGGATTTACACTTGATGAATCCCGGTGA